The nucleotide window ACCCCACGGAACCCAGTCGCCGTTCATCTCCGGAAACGGACGAAAGTACACCGATCGGCGTTCGTTCTCACCCGAGAGCCACTCGCCTAGGTCGCGAGCCCACGCCGACAGGATATCGTCGTACGCACCGGCGGCGATTTCCCGTGTGACGTTCTCATTTTCGTCGTCGGACCGGGGGAACGGCTGCCACGTCACGATCGGAACGCGGCCGCCGTTCCACTGGTCGGTCATCGCATCGAAGACGAACTGCTGGCGCTCTTGGTCCGGGATCGCCGCATCGACGTAGTGTGTCGTCACGGCAAACCGCCGCTCGAGCCAGCGCTCGAACGGACGGATCCGCGACCAGTCGGATCCCGGAAAGATGCCAAGTATTCGCGTCGCCTCCGCCGACTGCTTGGCGCATCCGGCCAGCGTCAGCGGTGCGATCGCCGTGCCGATCGCCTGCAGTGCGTCGCGCCGGTTCACTGACTGCTGTAGGCGGTCGTCGGCAAAAAAACCCGCCCGTGGTTCACACGGACTGCTATACCGGATCACTGGCGAGTTCCCGAGTCGGGTCGTGCCGGGACTGACAGACAGCAGTCGGTCCCAGTCCCAGTTCAGTGCAGTGGCGGTCCAAATGAACGGATCCCTCTCACGCTCCGATCACAGTTCGTCGTGAACCGCCTCGAGCAATACCCCGGTTCGATCACCGTACAGTTCCCAGCACATCACACCGCCGTACGCCTCTTCGATGGCGTACTCGGTCTTGAGAGCGATGGATCTGGGACCGTCGTAGGTGACCATTACTTGCTCTTCCGGAGAGTACACCCAGGGGACCTTCGCCTCGTCGTGCCAGTACGACTGGTAGCTCGAATCCGACAGTAACTCGGACTCGACGTACTGGTAGTCGGCCATCCCCGGCTCGGCCCAGCCGCCACTTGGCGTCCCGGAGAACGGTTGATGGAGTCCGTTGTTCCGGTCGGGAACCGACGCGAACCCACGGCTGTAGAAGGCCAGTCCGAGGATCAGCTTGTCGTCGTCGATTCCCGACGCCGACCAGTAGCGCATCGAGTCGTCGACGCTTCCGGATTCGGTGCCGCCGGAGGGCCGATAGAGCGGCGCGTTGAAACCCGTCGTCGAACTCCACGTACCGACGTAGTCGTACGTCATGACGGTAACGTAGTCGACGTAGTCGTTCATCGCGTCCGTGTCGAGTCCGTCGACGTGTCGTTTTCCGCCGCCGACCGCGACCGTCAGTTCGTAGCTACAGTCGTCCTCGCGTCCCGCGTCGTCGAGTTGCGTTCGAAGCTCCTCGAGAAGCAAGATGAAGTTCTCCGGATCGGAAGGTCGTTCGGTGTTTCCGGCCTGCCCGCCCCCCGTCGGATACTCCCAGTCGATGTCGAGGCCGTCGAAATTGTACTGTCGGAGCAGTTCGATGGCGCTTCGGGCGAACCGCTCGCGGTTCTGCTGGGTGGATGCGCCATCCGAGAAGTTCTCCGAGAGCGTCCAGCCGCCGATCGAGAGCAGCAGCTTCGTGTCGGGATGGTCCGCTTTGAGCGCTCGGAACGCCTCCAGGTTCTGTTGGTCACCCGCTGGATCGGCCAGCACGACTTCGCCGTCCGACTGCACGTCGAGGAACGCGTAGTTGACGTGTGTGAGTCGATCGAACGGAACGTCCTCGGGGAAGTAGTTTCGATCATATCTGGACCACGACGTATAGTACCCGATAACGGGTGTTTCGGAGTCTGTCACGTCATCTTCCGGGTCCGTTTCTACCGTCGTTTCCGACGACGTCGGTCCTTCCACATCGTCTCCGTCGACGGCAGTTACTGTGTATGTATAGGAGACCCCCGACTCGAGGCCGGAGTCGGTGTACGTGGTGTCTTCGGGGTCACCGATCAGGTGATCACTGTCTGCTGTAACCTCCGTGCCCGTGTCTCGGTACACCCGATACGACGCGATCGATTCCTCGAAATCGTGGTTCCACGCGAGCGAAACGGACGACGGGCCGACGTTCGTGACGACCAGATCGGTCGGTGCGGCCGGCGGTGCTGGCTCGTCGTTGCGCTGTTCATCGTCGTCACGGTCGACTCGTTCCCACGGCCCCCAGGATGGACTCGAGGATGGGTCATCCCCACTCGTCCACCACTGTGCCTCCCAGACCGTGCCGTCGTGAACGACCCGATTGCCGGCTCGATAGACTCCATCGGGGGTCCACGCGGGGTACTCGGATTGCCCGTCGACCGAGCCGAGACGGTTCCAGACGCTCGCCGTGTCATCGGGTTCGTCACCGCGCGTCCACCACTGTGCCTCCCAGACCGTGCCGTCGTGAACGACCCGATCGCCGTCCGTATAGGCTGCCGTATCATCCCAGGACGGATACGACTCCGTCGTCCCAGTTGCTGTTCCCGAACTCGCAAGCGCAGCAGCGAGTATCGACGTCGTTCGAAGGATACTACGTCGTGATTGTCTCATCGTCTACCATCTGATACAACATTTTCATCATAAACATGTACAGGTTAAAATGTAGGTACTTTATATATCAGTTAGAATGAATGGCGGAGTGATCGACCGCTCGTTCGGTCAGCGTTCGAGCGACTCGAGCCCGGTCTGTCGGCTTGCAGGTCAGCTTTGCGGTGACTAGGTGGGACTTCTTTATCCACACTAAAATCGTGTTTCGCGCGCTTTCGAAGGCGAGCGCTACCAGCGAACTTTCGGGATCGGAGACGTTCTCGAGCACGTCGGAATCAGCCCCAGCATCGATCAGTTCACTGCGGTTCAGATCGCCGCTTGCGCCCATCGCCCGTCGAACGAGAGGAGGAGGAGGAGGATCGCGAAGCAGTCGCGGGCACGGAAAACGAATACTGCCCGCTGCCCGTCGCGAGCGAGCGCGACTCGAGCGCTTCCCCCAGGGTGTGTCGGTACCACCAAAACCAACCGATGCCGGTACATCTATGTACGCACCAGCCATATTCAGATGTGGTAGCATCTAGCACAGGTAATGACTGGGGCTAGCAAAAAAACTATCCGCTCACGAAGCGGAGTCATTGATATCGCCGTCCATCCCGAATCATGAATGAAGTTCAACTGGAGGTTGCGAAGGCATACCCGAACGACTCGGGTCGTGGTATCGCCCGACTCGATCCGGACACACTGTTGCATCTGAAGCTGAGTCCGGGCGACATCATCGAAATCGAAGGCGCAGACACCACCGCCGCGAAGGTGTGGCGCGCCGACCGGCAGGACTGGAACACGGATACGGTCCGTATCGACGGCTTCACTCGGCAGAACGCCGACGTGGGGATCGGCGAGCGGGTGACGATCCGGAAAGCCGAAGCGACGAAGGCGGACAAACTCGTCCTCGCTCCGCCGGAGGAGGCGTCGGTCCAGTTCGGCTCCGACGCGGCTGGCATGGTCAAACGCCAGATCTTGAAACGGCCGGTCGTCGGCCGCGATATCGTTCCCGTGATGAGCTCGACGAACCATCCGTTCATGCGCTCGCCGGGGCAAGCGATTCCGCTCATCGCCGTCGAAACCGAACCCGAAGGCGTCGTCCTCATCACCGAGGACACCGACGTCGAACTCCGCGAGGAGCCGATCAGCGGCTTCGAGAAGACCGGTGGCGGGATCACCTACGAGGACATCGGTGGCCTCCAAGGGGAGATCCAACGCGTGCGGGAGATGGTCGAACTCCCGATGAAACACCCACAGATCTTCAAGAAGCTGGGGATCGAGCCGCCACAGGGTGTCTTGCTCCACGGCCCGCCCGGCACGGGGAAGACGCTGCTCGCCAAAGCCGTCGCCAACGAGACCTCCGCGAGTTTCTTCTCTATCGCGGGGCCGGAGATCATCTCCAAATACTACGGCGAGTCCGAACAGCAACTCCGAGAGATCTTCGAGGACGCGAGCGAGGAGTCGCCGTCGATCATCTTCATCGACGAACTCGATTCGATCGCACCGAAACGTGAAGACGTCACCGGCGAGGTCGAGCGCCGCGTCGTCGCCCAGCTGCTGACGATGATGGACGGCCTCGAGGCCCGCGGCCAGGTCATCGTCATCGCGGCGACCAACCGCGTCGATTCGGTCGACCCCGCGCTGCGTCGACCGGGCCGGTTCGACCGCGAGATCGAAATCGGCGTGCCAGACGAGGTGGGTCGCGAGGAGATCCTCCAGATCCACACCCGCGGGATGCCGCTTTCGGACGACGTCAACCTCAGTCACCTAGCCGACGAAACCCACGGCTTCGTTGGCGCCGACATCGAGTCGCTGACCAAAGAAGCCGCAATGAAGGCGCTGCGACGGTACTTACCGGAAATCGACCTCGACGAGGAGGACATCCCGCCGAGCCTGATCGACCGGATGATCGTCAAGCGCCAGGACTTCCGTGGCGCACTCAACGAGGTCGAACCCTCGGCGATGCGAGAGGTGCTCGTCGAGTTGCCGAAGATTTCCTGGGACGACGTTGGTGGCCTCCACGACGCCAAAGAGCAGGTCCAGGAGTCCGTCGAGTGGCCGCTGAACAACCCCGAGCGGTTCAGCCGGTTGGGCGTCGACCCGCCATCCGGCGTCTTGTTGTACGGTCCGCCCGGAACCGGGAAGACCCTCATGGCGAAAGCCGTCGCCAACGAGACTAACGCGAACTTCATCTCGGTGCGCGGCCCACAGCTGCTCAGCAAGTGGGTCGGCGAATCGGAGAAAGCCATCCGCCAGACCTTCCGCAAGGCGCGGCAGGTCTCGCCGACGGTGATCTTCTTCGACGAACTCGACGCGCTCGCACCCGGCCGAGGCGGCGAGGTTGGCTCGAACGTCTCCGAACGGGTCGTCAACCAGCTGCTGACCGAACTCGACGGGTTAGAGGAGATGGAGAACGTGATGGTCATCGGCGCGACGAACCGGCCGGACATGATCGACCCCGCACTGCTGCGCTCGGGTCGATTCGATCGACTCGTCATGATCGGCGAACCCGACGTCGACGGCCGCGAGCGCATCCTCGATATCCACACGGAGGACACGCCGCTGGCCGCCGACGTCACGCTCCGTGAGATCGCCGAGATCACGGACGGCTACGTCGGCAGCGACCTCGAGTCGATCGCCCGCGAGGCGGCGATCGAGGCGCTGCGAGAGGATCACGAGGCCGACATCGTCGAGATGCGTCACTTCCGACAGGCCATGGAGAACGTCCGACCGACGATCACCGACGACATCCTCGAGTACTACGAGCAGATCGAAGAGGAGTTCAAAGGTGGCTCGAGCGGGCCGGATCCGACGGGACGTCGCGGCAGCCGAATCGGCTTCCAGTGACCTGACCGCTCGCCGTCCGCAGCGAACCCAATCATCGACCACCGGATCGATCGCACTCGAGCGCCCGTTTCGACGCTCGTTCAAGTGTAATTCCTGTGTTATATCCGACGGGGTCAACGAGTGTTTAGCCGCAGTACTCACTGCTTATCGACCACACACTGGCGAATGACGAACAGTTGCAAAACGACCAATATCGGGTCAGAGTCACTCAGAACGCGTGTAAGATGAGATTACGGCATGTGAATTCTGCATAATCCCGTGGAACGTTCGCGTCGATATATTTGCTGGGAGTGAGAAGTGAGAGTCCCCCGATCAGTTCGATGTCGAATCCTACATCAACCCCGGACGGAGAGTCGGCGACCGACCAGGACAGCGCCGACGGCACGCTCGAAGAGGTCGTCCCATCGCTCGCCGGCCCGATCAGAACCACCGGGTTCTGGGGGGCGATCATCCTTCCGATTCTGTACTTTCCGGTGCTGATCACTGGTTTGTCGACGTCCTTCGAAGTAAGCGTCTTTCTCGGATTAATTGCCCTGAACGTCGTCGCGTTGTACGTCGGGCATGCACACCGACGGTAACGCAGTCGGTGTTCGATCGCGCCGGGTTGCGCGCGGGCTGTGTACCCGATCAACTCCAGTCGCCTTACTCCTCCGATGGACGTCGTCTGAGGTGACTGAACTCCTTACGCAGTGCATCACGCTTGACGAGGACGAAGCCGACGGCGATGAATCCGAAGCCGACGGCGGTCGTCACGTCGATGACCTCGCCCAGATAGAGCCAGCCGATCAGTGCAGCGAAAACCGGTGCGACGTACGAGACCATGTTGATCTCGACGGCACCGAGGCGCTCGAGGAGGTCGAAATACAGCAGAAAGCCGAGCGCACTTGCCACCAGCGCGAGGTAGCCGAGTGCACCGATCGCTTCGGGATGTGTCCACACCGATGGCTCGAACGGTTCGCGCAGGGCGAGACTCACGCCGTGCATCAGGACGGCACCGCCGAGCATCGACCACGCTTCCATCGTCTCGATCGGAAGCGAGGCGTCGATCCGCCGGGTGAGGACGCTCCCGAGGGCGAACGCGGCAGCTGCACAGAAGACCAGAAACGTGGCGATGACGTCTGCGGTGAGCAGGTTCGACGGATCGGGTTGGGCGATCACGCCGACGCCGACGAGTCCGACGAGTAAGCCACCGACCCCGAGGGGAGACAGTGCATCAGCCGGGACGAGCACTCGAGCGAATCCGGTTGTCAAGACCGGTGAGAGACTCACGACGATCGCGGCCGCCGCTGCCGTCGTGTTCTGTTGGCCAACGAACAGAAAGACGTGATAGGCTGCGATCAGCAGCGTTGCACCGACGGCGACCAATCCCCACTCACCGCGGCGTCGCGGGTACCAGTCGTCGACGGCGTAGGCTGCGTATGCGAGCATCACGAGGCCCGCGATGTCGTATCGCAAGGCAGCAAACAGGACGGGTGGAAGGTACTCGAGGCCCGCGCTGATCGCGACGAACGCAGAGCCCCAGATCGCAGCGAGTGCCAGAAAGAGTCCGAAATTTCGATAGCGACTCACAGCGGACGTCTCGCTGGTATCGTCCTACATGTTTCGGTTCGAAATCAGCGATGACGCGACCATCGTCAGCAACGGCGGACGTGACAGGTAACCTCCCCGGAATCACAGGCTGAACGAGCGGTTCGTGGCTGATCTACAGCGACGAGAGCTGTCGAAGCTCCGGATCGTCTTCG belongs to Natronorubrum aibiense and includes:
- a CDS encoding glycosyl hydrolase family 18 protein — its product is MRQSRRSILRTTSILAAALASSGTATGTTESYPSWDDTAAYTDGDRVVHDGTVWEAQWWTRGDEPDDTASVWNRLGSVDGQSEYPAWTPDGVYRAGNRVVHDGTVWEAQWWTSGDDPSSSPSWGPWERVDRDDDEQRNDEPAPPAAPTDLVVTNVGPSSVSLAWNHDFEESIASYRVYRDTGTEVTADSDHLIGDPEDTTYTDSGLESGVSYTYTVTAVDGDDVEGPTSSETTVETDPEDDVTDSETPVIGYYTSWSRYDRNYFPEDVPFDRLTHVNYAFLDVQSDGEVVLADPAGDQQNLEAFRALKADHPDTKLLLSIGGWTLSENFSDGASTQQNRERFARSAIELLRQYNFDGLDIDWEYPTGGGQAGNTERPSDPENFILLLEELRTQLDDAGREDDCSYELTVAVGGGKRHVDGLDTDAMNDYVDYVTVMTYDYVGTWSSTTGFNAPLYRPSGGTESGSVDDSMRYWSASGIDDDKLILGLAFYSRGFASVPDRNNGLHQPFSGTPSGGWAEPGMADYQYVESELLSDSSYQSYWHDEAKVPWVYSPEEQVMVTYDGPRSIALKTEYAIEEAYGGVMCWELYGDRTGVLLEAVHDEL
- a CDS encoding CDC48 family AAA ATPase, with amino-acid sequence MNEVQLEVAKAYPNDSGRGIARLDPDTLLHLKLSPGDIIEIEGADTTAAKVWRADRQDWNTDTVRIDGFTRQNADVGIGERVTIRKAEATKADKLVLAPPEEASVQFGSDAAGMVKRQILKRPVVGRDIVPVMSSTNHPFMRSPGQAIPLIAVETEPEGVVLITEDTDVELREEPISGFEKTGGGITYEDIGGLQGEIQRVREMVELPMKHPQIFKKLGIEPPQGVLLHGPPGTGKTLLAKAVANETSASFFSIAGPEIISKYYGESEQQLREIFEDASEESPSIIFIDELDSIAPKREDVTGEVERRVVAQLLTMMDGLEARGQVIVIAATNRVDSVDPALRRPGRFDREIEIGVPDEVGREEILQIHTRGMPLSDDVNLSHLADETHGFVGADIESLTKEAAMKALRRYLPEIDLDEEDIPPSLIDRMIVKRQDFRGALNEVEPSAMREVLVELPKISWDDVGGLHDAKEQVQESVEWPLNNPERFSRLGVDPPSGVLLYGPPGTGKTLMAKAVANETNANFISVRGPQLLSKWVGESEKAIRQTFRKARQVSPTVIFFDELDALAPGRGGEVGSNVSERVVNQLLTELDGLEEMENVMVIGATNRPDMIDPALLRSGRFDRLVMIGEPDVDGRERILDIHTEDTPLAADVTLREIAEITDGYVGSDLESIAREAAIEALREDHEADIVEMRHFRQAMENVRPTITDDILEYYEQIEEEFKGGSSGPDPTGRRGSRIGFQ
- a CDS encoding DMT family transporter, producing MSRYRNFGLFLALAAIWGSAFVAISAGLEYLPPVLFAALRYDIAGLVMLAYAAYAVDDWYPRRRGEWGLVAVGATLLIAAYHVFLFVGQQNTTAAAAAIVVSLSPVLTTGFARVLVPADALSPLGVGGLLVGLVGVGVIAQPDPSNLLTADVIATFLVFCAAAAFALGSVLTRRIDASLPIETMEAWSMLGGAVLMHGVSLALREPFEPSVWTHPEAIGALGYLALVASALGFLLYFDLLERLGAVEINMVSYVAPVFAALIGWLYLGEVIDVTTAVGFGFIAVGFVLVKRDALRKEFSHLRRRPSEE